A single uncultured Methanolobus sp. DNA region contains:
- the eno gene encoding phosphopyruvate hydratase, with product MPYIDDDISYKIKKIHAREILDSRGNPTVEVDVYTSNGFGRASVPSGASTGSNEALELRDKEERYLGKGVLDAVDNVNTAIEAEILGMDVRKQREIDGLMLALDGTENKMELGANAILGVSMAVARAAADSLNMPLYRYLGGINAYTLPVPTMNVLNGGKHAGNALSIQEFMIQPKGASTYSEALRMGTETYHALGKILEGKYGGAATNVGYEGGYAPSLEMTNDALDALVSAIEEAGYSESEISIGLDAAASEFFDGETYSIDGKLLKPAELIDYYLELIETYPIILIEDPFHEESFEDFATLTNDAWDTFIVGDDLFVTNVDRLVKGVEMGAANALLLKVNQIGSLSEAFDAANMANRNGYSVVVSHRSAETEDTTIADISVAIGADLIKTGAPARSERTAKYNQLLRIEEDLGEAARYMQI from the coding sequence ATGCCGTATATTGATGATGATATAAGTTATAAGATTAAAAAGATTCACGCACGTGAGATTCTTGACTCCAGAGGAAACCCAACCGTTGAAGTAGATGTCTATACTTCTAATGGATTTGGCAGGGCAAGTGTTCCTTCCGGTGCTTCTACAGGAAGCAATGAAGCACTTGAGTTGCGCGACAAGGAAGAGCGCTACCTTGGAAAGGGCGTTCTTGACGCAGTTGACAATGTCAACACTGCCATTGAGGCAGAGATCCTGGGCATGGATGTCAGGAAGCAGCGCGAGATCGATGGTCTTATGCTGGCTCTGGACGGTACTGAGAACAAGATGGAACTTGGCGCAAACGCGATCCTTGGTGTTTCAATGGCGGTTGCAAGGGCAGCAGCAGATTCACTCAACATGCCACTTTACCGCTACCTTGGCGGCATAAACGCATACACACTCCCTGTTCCTACAATGAACGTCCTTAACGGTGGAAAACATGCAGGCAATGCACTTTCCATTCAGGAGTTCATGATCCAGCCAAAGGGCGCAAGCACTTATTCCGAAGCACTGCGTATGGGTACTGAAACATATCACGCACTTGGTAAGATCCTCGAAGGAAAATATGGCGGCGCAGCAACAAATGTAGGTTACGAGGGTGGATATGCACCATCACTTGAGATGACCAATGATGCACTTGATGCTCTTGTAAGTGCTATCGAGGAAGCAGGATACTCAGAGTCTGAGATCAGCATCGGTCTTGATGCGGCAGCTTCAGAGTTCTTTGACGGAGAAACCTATTCAATCGACGGTAAGCTCTTAAAACCTGCTGAGCTCATCGATTACTACCTTGAGCTTATTGAAACCTATCCTATTATCCTTATTGAAGATCCATTCCACGAAGAATCCTTTGAGGACTTCGCAACACTGACCAACGACGCATGGGACACATTCATTGTCGGTGATGACCTTTTCGTTACAAATGTAGACCGTCTTGTAAAGGGTGTTGAAATGGGCGCTGCAAACGCACTTCTGCTTAAGGTCAACCAGATCGGTTCCTTATCTGAGGCATTTGATGCAGCTAACATGGCAAACCGCAATGGTTACAGTGTTGTTGTAAGCCACCGCTCCGCTGAGACCGAGGACACAACCATCGCTGATATTTCAGTTGCAATTGGTGCTGACCTTATCAAGACAGGAGCACCAGCAAGAAGTGAGCGTACTGCAAAATACAACCAGCTCCTCAGAATTGAAGAGGATCTTGGTGAAGCAGCACGTTACATGCAGATTTGA
- a CDS encoding transcriptional regulator produces MKSGDTDLLSGKGYEIIELLQGLDVPRTEAISIACLVCGNELTSQNIEQASGLRQPEVSIAMRPLRERGWIEERSEKKNTDKGRPVKYYKLIVPFEEIVKTFESKALRKNMEMVEALEQLKELSGNGE; encoded by the coding sequence ATGAAAAGCGGAGATACGGATCTTTTAAGCGGAAAAGGCTATGAAATAATCGAGCTTTTACAGGGACTGGATGTACCCAGAACCGAAGCCATCTCTATTGCATGTCTTGTATGTGGAAATGAACTAACCTCACAGAACATTGAACAGGCATCAGGCCTCAGGCAGCCGGAAGTCAGTATAGCTATGCGTCCTTTAAGAGAAAGAGGATGGATAGAGGAAAGAAGCGAAAAAAAGAATACTGACAAAGGAAGGCCTGTCAAATATTACAAACTCATTGTACCTTTTGAGGAAATAGTCAAAACCTTTGAGTCAAAGGCTCTCAGAAAGAACATGGAAATGGTTGAAGCCCTTGAGCAACTCAAGGAGCTTAGTGGCAACGGTGAGTAG
- a CDS encoding PPC domain-containing DNA-binding protein, which translates to MQYTQGSIGRVFTVRLDHGDDILQELEGLAVSENIRSAMFMMLGAVKEANLVVGPKENIVPPDPTWARIYDAHELIGVGNIFLGSETGRPKVHLHSAAGRGESTRTGCLRESSEVFMVVEIFIMEITGISASRIFDPERGFAPVCFSDKTEK; encoded by the coding sequence ATGCAATACACACAGGGTAGCATAGGAAGAGTATTTACTGTTCGTCTTGATCATGGAGATGACATCCTTCAGGAACTTGAAGGTCTTGCAGTTTCAGAGAATATCAGGTCTGCAATGTTCATGATGCTTGGTGCTGTGAAAGAGGCAAATCTTGTTGTTGGTCCGAAGGAGAATATCGTTCCTCCTGATCCAACATGGGCCAGGATATATGATGCGCATGAGCTGATTGGTGTTGGAAACATCTTCTTGGGAAGTGAAACCGGCAGGCCAAAGGTGCATCTTCATTCTGCAGCAGGCCGTGGTGAATCTACAAGAACAGGATGTCTGCGTGAGAGCAGTGAAGTCTTCATGGTAGTAGAGATATTCATTATGGAAATAACCGGCATCTCTGCAAGTAGGATCTTCGATCCGGAAAGAGGCTTTGCTCCTGTTTGCTTCTCGGATAAAACTGAAAAATAA
- the larA gene encoding nickel-dependent lactate racemase — protein sequence MEIPHEVVSPNFVEVGAESDVIDEALNNPVGMESLEEFMKNSERILILVNDATRPTPTAKILLKMREMLREHGDVRFMVATGAHRGPTEDEFRYIFGEMYDEFKESIFVHDARKDEDMEYLGVSSNGTEMYLNKMVNESKNIIVIGSVEPHYFAGYTGGRKAFLPGVASYKTIEMNHKHALSEAAQPLAIKGNPVAEDMEDAMKVLKDLNVFSIQTVLTADHGLYATVAGDLFKSFDIAVERAKEVFCSNCSRKGNIVLTAAPYPMDIDLYQSQKALENGKLALEDGGVIILVSKCRDGVGDDTFLNLLCSANTCDEVMCKIDEGYKLGYHKAAKMAQIGVYAEMWAISDLHHDTIKMAKLQPCMDIQETFNRAVEKVKEQGKEPYAVILPQGSLTVPLLE from the coding sequence GTGGAAATACCCCATGAGGTCGTTTCACCTAATTTTGTTGAAGTAGGAGCAGAGTCTGATGTAATAGATGAAGCACTGAACAATCCTGTAGGAATGGAATCCCTTGAAGAGTTCATGAAAAACAGCGAGAGGATATTAATTCTTGTAAATGATGCAACAAGGCCAACTCCTACTGCAAAGATCCTCCTGAAAATGCGTGAAATGCTCCGGGAGCACGGAGACGTAAGATTCATGGTTGCTACAGGTGCTCACAGAGGACCGACTGAAGATGAATTCAGATACATCTTCGGTGAGATGTATGACGAATTCAAAGAGAGCATATTCGTTCACGATGCACGTAAGGACGAGGATATGGAATATCTTGGCGTATCCAGCAACGGTACTGAGATGTATCTCAATAAGATGGTGAATGAAAGCAAGAACATCATTGTCATCGGAAGTGTTGAGCCTCACTATTTCGCAGGTTATACAGGTGGAAGAAAAGCATTCCTGCCTGGAGTTGCTTCCTATAAGACAATTGAGATGAATCACAAACATGCACTCTCTGAAGCTGCACAGCCGCTTGCCATCAAAGGAAATCCTGTTGCTGAGGACATGGAAGATGCAATGAAAGTGCTGAAAGACCTGAACGTATTCTCAATTCAGACTGTCCTCACTGCAGATCACGGACTCTATGCCACAGTTGCAGGTGACCTTTTCAAGTCATTTGATATTGCAGTTGAGAGAGCAAAAGAGGTATTCTGTTCAAACTGCAGCCGTAAAGGTAACATTGTACTCACTGCAGCACCATATCCGATGGATATAGACCTCTACCAATCGCAGAAAGCACTTGAGAACGGCAAGCTTGCACTGGAAGATGGCGGAGTCATCATCCTTGTATCAAAATGCAGGGACGGTGTAGGAGATGACACATTCCTGAACCTGCTCTGTTCTGCAAACACATGTGATGAGGTCATGTGTAAGATCGATGAAGGCTACAAGCTTGGATATCACAAAGCTGCCAAGATGGCACAGATAGGAGTCTATGCTGAAATGTGGGCAATCTCAGACCTGCACCACGATACCATAAAAATGGCAAAACTCCAGCCATGCATGGATATTCAGGAAACATTCAACAGGGCTGTTGAAAAAGTGAAAGAGCAGGGCAAGGAACCATACGCTGTGATATTGCCACAGGGTAGCCTGACGGTACCACTGCTTGAATAA
- a CDS encoding ABC transporter ATP-binding protein — MADDNGSFIIQARGLSKVYGNGVEVRALDDVDLDIRRGEFLSIIGPSGSGKSTLLHMIGILDTPSSGSITIDGKVVTDMSEKERSKVRNEVLGFIFQYHHLMPDFDALENVMMPLLISGMKRSEAKKVASRLLEEVGLGDRMGHRPNQLSGGQAQRVAIARALANNPGIVIGDEPTGNLDTKSSDKIYELLRQLNRDRGQTFILVTHDEEMARKTDRIIRIVDGRIASDSV; from the coding sequence TTGGCTGATGATAACGGTTCTTTCATTATACAGGCAAGAGGACTCTCAAAGGTATATGGGAACGGTGTAGAGGTACGTGCTCTTGATGATGTGGACCTTGACATTCGTAGGGGTGAGTTCCTTTCAATAATAGGTCCTTCCGGTTCCGGAAAAAGTACTCTGCTTCACATGATAGGAATTCTGGACACTCCAAGCTCCGGGAGCATTACTATCGATGGAAAAGTAGTTACGGACATGTCAGAAAAAGAGCGCTCTAAAGTGCGCAACGAAGTTCTGGGATTCATATTCCAGTATCATCATCTGATGCCTGATTTTGATGCCCTTGAAAATGTAATGATGCCTCTTCTTATAAGTGGAATGAAGCGCAGTGAGGCCAAAAAAGTCGCATCCCGGCTTCTTGAGGAAGTAGGTCTTGGTGATCGCATGGGCCATCGTCCTAATCAATTATCAGGAGGCCAGGCCCAGAGAGTTGCAATTGCAAGAGCGCTTGCAAATAATCCCGGAATCGTAATTGGAGATGAACCTACCGGAAACCTTGACACAAAATCCAGTGATAAGATATATGAACTTCTCAGGCAGCTTAACAGGGACAGGGGACAGACCTTTATTCTTGTTACTCATGATGAGGAAATGGCCAGAAAAACAGATCGTATCATAAGAATAGTAGATGGACGGATTGCATCGGATTCTGTATGA
- a CDS encoding LysE family translocator — protein sequence MIETTQLFYFIAASVALTLLPGPDILFVLTQSISQGKTAGMAIATGLCTGLLFHTTAAALGVSAILYSSAVAFSLLKYAGAIYLLYLAYKAIREEGSLTSLESVKEKNLPLLYRRGIFMNILNPKVSLFFLAFLPQFINADSGSIPLQMIFLGAVFFAQAIVVFFIVSFFAGMIGTKIMEKPGLGKKINWAKAGIYSVIGIELALAHQ from the coding sequence ATGATAGAAACCACACAACTCTTCTACTTCATCGCAGCCTCTGTAGCTCTCACACTCCTGCCTGGTCCTGATATTCTCTTCGTGCTTACACAGAGCATATCACAGGGAAAGACCGCAGGCATGGCAATTGCAACTGGCCTTTGCACCGGTCTGCTGTTCCACACAACTGCGGCAGCACTTGGTGTATCTGCGATATTGTACAGTTCTGCTGTGGCTTTCTCTCTCCTGAAATATGCAGGAGCAATCTATCTTCTCTACCTTGCCTACAAGGCAATTCGTGAAGAAGGCAGCCTCACATCACTTGAATCTGTGAAAGAAAAGAACCTGCCATTACTTTACAGGAGAGGCATTTTCATGAATATCTTAAATCCCAAGGTTTCCCTGTTCTTCCTTGCATTCCTGCCTCAGTTCATAAATGCTGATTCCGGCAGCATCCCTCTTCAAATGATCTTTCTGGGTGCAGTGTTCTTTGCACAGGCAATAGTGGTCTTTTTCATAGTTTCATTCTTTGCCGGAATGATAGGAACCAAGATTATGGAAAAGCCGGGTCTGGGTAAGAAGATCAACTGGGCAAAGGCTGGTATTTATTCTGTGATTGGGATTGAGCTTGCACTAGCACATCAGTAG